GGGGTTACCGCTGACGACGACGGCGGCGCCCGTCCGGCGGATGTTCTCGACCTTCTGGGCAAGCAGGGCCTCGGCCGTCTTCGGATGAAGGATGTTATAGACGCCGGCGCTCCCACAGCACACGTCAGCCTCGGGAAGTTCGACGAGACGCAGGCCCGGGACGGACCGGAGGATATCCCGGGGCGCCCGACGGATGCGCTGGGCATGGACCAGGTGGCATGCGTCGTGGTAGGTGACCGTCAGGTCCAGCCGCCGGAAGTGTCCGTCCAGGGGCAGGCGGGCGACCAACTCGGCGACGTCCCGGACGCGGCGGGCGAAGGCCTCGGCCCGGTCGGCGTAAGCCGGGTCGTCCCGTAAAAGCTCCCCGTAAGCCTTCATGACCGAACCGCACCCGGCCGCATTGACGGCAACCCAATCGACGCCGGCCCGCTCGAAGACGTCGATCGTCCGTCGGGCCAGGACCTGGCCCCGGGCCCGCATGCCTTCGTGGACCAGTAGGGACCCACAGCAGACCTGGTCTCGGGGGATGATGACCTCGTAACCCAAAGTACTCAGGACCCGCACCGTCGCCCGATGGACGTGGGGAAACAAAAACCGCTGGACACAGCCCATCAGCAGGCCGACCCGTCCCTGGGACTCTCCCCGGGGCGGTATGACTTGTGGCCACGCGCGAAGGGACTTCGGCATCGAAACTTTAGGTAGCAGGGCTTCCATCGCCCGGAAGCGCTTCAGGGGTCGCAGGATACCCGAGACGCGGACGAGCGTCTGAAGGCCCGAACGCTGGTAAAGCCACAGACCTCCCATGAGGACGCCCAGGCGCCGGACGTCCGTGAGGGTCCCCAGTAAAAGGCGCCGGAAGGCCCGTTCGACCGGCGGATACCGGCGGTCCTGGTCGAGCTGGCTTCGAGCCATCTCCATTAAGGCGCCAAACTGCACGCCCGAGGGACACGCTGTCTCACAAGCCCGGCACAAAAGACAGAGGTCCATGTGTCGAACAAAGGCCGGGCTCATGGGGGCCTGTCCTTCGGCGGCCGACCGGATCAGCCAGATGCGACCGCGGGGGCTGTCCATTTCGTTGCCGATCACCCGGTAGGTCGGACAAGCCGGCAGACAAAAGCCGCAGTGGACGCAGTCCAGGTATAAGGGGGCCCGAGTACCGGCTCCCAGGTCCCAGGAGTTCGTGGAGGAGGGGGGAGTACTGGATACGGAAGTATCTTCTAAAGACCCGGGCAACTCGAGGGTTCCATTCCGTGGGTCTGGCCCTCTTGTTTCCATGCGTCCTCTCCCAGCCAACGGGGTGTGGAGGCGGCCGGCTGTTGTCGCAGACCCCAGACTCGTGCCCGGCCATTGGCGGTCTACGGTCTGTAGCCTCTCATCGCTTTCCCGGGACCCGGTACCCGAGACCCGGGGCCTTTTTATATTCCCTCGACGAATCGCCCGGGATTCAGGATGGAATAGGGATCAAAAGCCTTCTTCAGGCGGCTCATCAGTCGTAGGACCTCGTCAGAGACACCGCCCCATGTGTCGACGTGGGTTTTCAGCTCAGCCGGGGCCGCCAAGACGACCACGTACCCGCCCGACGATAGGGTCCGAACCCGGAGCGATCTTATCAAGGCGACGACCTTCAAAAGAAATCCGGTCGGGTCGTCCGTATCGGCGGAGACATAAAGGCGCAGGATGCCGACCCCGGCCTCACCGACGATGCCCAGTCGCAGGTTCGCCCCTTGCGCCATCTCTTCCGCCCACGTGACCGTCGAGCCGACCTCGGCGATGGGGACGCCGACCTTGAGGACGACGCCCCCTCGGTCCCAGGGAAAGTCCCGGACGGCCTGCCAGAAGCGGTCGTGAAGCTCGCCCTTCAAGTCGGCCTCGGAACGGGCGCCGGCCGACCGGCCGATGGCTCGAGTGCGTTCGACCTGGGCGGCGACCGCCGGGGCGCACGGGCTCCCGAAGGCGACGGCCAGGCCATACCGTCCGTCCGGCCACGGGAGGCCGACCGAGCCGGCGACGGCCCGCATGGCCGTCGGATTCAGGAGTTCGACGGTCGTCGGGACCAAGGGAGCGTCCAAAACGCCGGCGACGGTCGCCTGGACCGCCGTTACGTCATCGAAGGCCATCAGGCACGTCGCCTCGAAGGCCGGCCGGGGATAGACGCGAAAGGTCGCCTCGACGATGACGCCCAGGGTCCCGAGCGACCCGATGTACAGCTTGGGCATATCGTAGCCGGCGACGTTCTTGACGACCTTCGCCCCGCCGCGGGTGACCGTCCCGTCGGCGTGGACGACCCGGAGGGCCAGGACGAGGTCCCGGGGCGTCCCGTACCGATGGCGCCAGGGGCCGCTGGCGGCCGTGGCGAGAATGCCCCCGAGGGTCGCCCGGTCGGCGCCCGGCGGGTCTAGGGGGATGAACTGACCGTGGGCCGCCAGGAGGGCCTGCGCGTCTTGGAGGGTCGTGCCGGCCCGGAAGGAGGCCGTCATATCGGCCGGCTCGTAGTCGACGACGCCGGTCAGGTCCGACAGGTCGAGGGCCAAGTCCACCCGGAGGGGCGGTCGGCCCAGGCCGATCATCGTCCCCCCGCCCCAGGGCACGACCTTGAGGTCATGTCGGCAGGCCAAAGCCAGGATGTCCGAGACCTCTTCGACTGTCCGAGGCCAGGTGATGAGGCGGGGCGTTTGTCCATCGACACTGTACTGGGGGGCCTCCAGCGAGCCACCCACGCGCTCGGGACCGATGATATGCCCCAGGTCGGCGATGAGGCGGTCTGGGATCGATAGATGTTCGAGGATGGCGTCCACGGACGGCGGAGTCGGATTTGGCTCCAAGCTTGGGTTCGGCAGGTAGTCCCGCGGGAAGACCTTACCGGGATTCAGGAGGCCTTGCGGGTCGAAGACTCGCTTGACCCTCTGCATGGCGGCCAGGTCTTCGTCCCGGAACATGAGCGGCATGTAGTCCCGCTTTTCGAGACCGATGCCGTGCTCGCCGGTGAGGCTTCCGCCGGCCTCGACGCAGGCCCGCAGGATTTCGGCCCCCAGGGCTTCGGCCTTCTGAAGCTCCCCAGGCCGACGGGCGTCAAACAGGATGAGGGGATGGAGGTTGCCGTCGCCGGCATGAAATACGTTGGCGACCCGCAGGCCGTACTGCCGGGACAGCTCCTCGATCCGCTTCATGATGGCCGGGAGCCGCGTCCGGGGGATGACGGCGTCCTGCACGTAGTAGTCCGGACTGAGCTGACCCATCGAGGCGAAGGCCGCCTTCCGGCCCCGCCAGAGGCGGAGGCGCTCCTCCTCGTCCCGGGCGACCCGGACCTCCCGGACCCGCCAGGCACGACAGACTTCGAGGACCGGCTCGACGAGGGCCTCGACCTCCTCCCGGGGTCCGTCCAGCTCGATGAGGAGGACGGCCCCGGCGTCTAAGGGGTAGCCGGCCGCCACGCCCTTCTCGACGGCCTGAATGCTGAGGTTGTCCATCATCTCGATGGCCACGGGGATGATCCCCCGAGCCACGATGGCCGACACGGCGTTCGAGGCGTCCTCGACCGTCTCGAACACGGCCATCAGCGTCCGGACCGCCTCGGGCTTCCGCAAGATACGAACGATGACCTTCGTGACGATGCCCAGCGTGCCCTCCGAGCCGACGAGGAGGCCCACAAAGTCGTAGCCCGGGACGTCCGGCACCTTCCCCCCAAATAGGACGACCTCTCCGTCGGGCAGGACGACCTCGAGGCCGAGGACGTGGTGCGTCGTGACGCCGTACTTGGGCGTGCGGGGACCGCCCGAGTTCTCGGCCACGTTGCCGCCGATGGTGCAGGCCGTCTGGCTGGCCGGGTCCGGGGCATAGTAGTAGCCCCGTGAGGCCAGAGCCTCGCTGAGGCGGGCATTGATCACGCCGGGCTCGACGACGGCCCGCAGATTCGGATAGTCGACCTCCAGGATACGGTCCATCCGGTTCAGGGCGATGAGCACGCCCCCGGCCAGGGGGAGGGCACCACCCGAGAGGCCCGTCCCGGCCCCGCGGGCGACGAAGGGGACCCCCTCGCGGACGCAGACCTGCACGATGCGGGCGACCTGCTCGGTCGTCCGGGGCAGGACGACGACGTCCGGCGTGGCCTGAAACACGGTCAGGCCGTCCGTCTCGTAAACCCGCCGCTCGACGGGGTCGGCGATGACGCCGTCCTTCCCGACGATACGGACCAGTTCCCGAACGAAGCGTCGCTTCTTCATAGCCGAATTCGGGTCCCAGGCAAGCGGACTCCAAGACGACAGACCCTGGACCCCAGACGTCACTCCGTAGGGCCGCCGCTCACGGTCAGACGGCCCACGTCGGTCCGGCCTCGAATCTCCGGTCGGTACATCACCTGGGCCGAGGCGGCAGGCCGGAAGAACTCGCCGGACGTCACGACCCGGGCCAGGTAGTAGTACGAACGCGTGACGGCCCCCGGGAGGCGACCAAACACGACGATCCGGTCGTCCCGGACGTCCACGTACTCAGGGGCCCATAAACGGTTTCGGTCCACCCAGGTCAGCAAAGGGCTTTCGCCCAGGCGGGGATTCTGGACTTCCAGGGCGGCCGGGAGCCGGTCCTCGACGGCCACGTTGTCCAGGACGACGTGTTGCGCCGAGGTCACCGTCAATTCGACGACGACCAGGTCCTTGAGCCGGAAATCCTGGACGGGCCGACCCTCCAATGTCCAGTAGCGACGCTCGACACGGAGGCCGGCCGATTCAGGCGGCGGCGCGGCCGTCGTGGGGAAACCTTCTGTCTCGATCGACAAGTATAGGTCGCCGGAGCCCTGGTGGCGAAGCACGAGGCTCTCGAGGCTGGCCGCGTTTTCGACCGTCCACGTCAGCCCCTGGGGC
Above is a window of bacterium HR11 DNA encoding:
- the lutA gene encoding Lactate utilization protein A — translated: METRGPDPRNGTLELPGSLEDTSVSSTPPSSTNSWDLGAGTRAPLYLDCVHCGFCLPACPTYRVIGNEMDSPRGRIWLIRSAAEGQAPMSPAFVRHMDLCLLCRACETACPSGVQFGALMEMARSQLDQDRRYPPVERAFRRLLLGTLTDVRRLGVLMGGLWLYQRSGLQTLVRVSGILRPLKRFRAMEALLPKVSMPKSLRAWPQVIPPRGESQGRVGLLMGCVQRFLFPHVHRATVRVLSTLGYEVIIPRDQVCCGSLLVHEGMRARGQVLARRTIDVFERAGVDWVAVNAAGCGSVMKAYGELLRDDPAYADRAEAFARRVRDVAELVARLPLDGHFRRLDLTVTYHDACHLVHAQRIRRAPRDILRSVPGLRLVELPEADVCCGSAGVYNILHPKTAEALLAQKVENIRRTGAAVVVSGNPGCTLQIERGLRERGLDVRVAHLMEVLAWACPDV
- a CDS encoding putative FAD-linked oxidoreductase — its product is MKKRRFVRELVRIVGKDGVIADPVERRVYETDGLTVFQATPDVVVLPRTTEQVARIVQVCVREGVPFVARGAGTGLSGGALPLAGGVLIALNRMDRILEVDYPNLRAVVEPGVINARLSEALASRGYYYAPDPASQTACTIGGNVAENSGGPRTPKYGVTTHHVLGLEVVLPDGEVVLFGGKVPDVPGYDFVGLLVGSEGTLGIVTKVIVRILRKPEAVRTLMAVFETVEDASNAVSAIVARGIIPVAIEMMDNLSIQAVEKGVAAGYPLDAGAVLLIELDGPREEVEALVEPVLEVCRAWRVREVRVARDEEERLRLWRGRKAAFASMGQLSPDYYVQDAVIPRTRLPAIMKRIEELSRQYGLRVANVFHAGDGNLHPLILFDARRPGELQKAEALGAEILRACVEAGGSLTGEHGIGLEKRDYMPLMFRDEDLAAMQRVKRVFDPQGLLNPGKVFPRDYLPNPSLEPNPTPPSVDAILEHLSIPDRLIADLGHIIGPERVGGSLEAPQYSVDGQTPRLITWPRTVEEVSDILALACRHDLKVVPWGGGTMIGLGRPPLRVDLALDLSDLTGVVDYEPADMTASFRAGTTLQDAQALLAAHGQFIPLDPPGADRATLGGILATAASGPWRHRYGTPRDLVLALRVVHADGTVTRGGAKVVKNVAGYDMPKLYIGSLGTLGVIVEATFRVYPRPAFEATCLMAFDDVTAVQATVAGVLDAPLVPTTVELLNPTAMRAVAGSVGLPWPDGRYGLAVAFGSPCAPAVAAQVERTRAIGRSAGARSEADLKGELHDRFWQAVRDFPWDRGGVVLKVGVPIAEVGSTVTWAEEMAQGANLRLGIVGEAGVGILRLYVSADTDDPTGFLLKVVALIRSLRVRTLSSGGYVVVLAAPAELKTHVDTWGGVSDEVLRLMSRLKKAFDPYSILNPGRFVEGI